One segment of Longimicrobiales bacterium DNA contains the following:
- a CDS encoding Mur ligase family protein produces the protein MKGLTLAQLCRGLPEAVLPAAAAETPIGHVRDDSRLVERGDLFVAVRGAAADGTGHITEAVARGAAAVVLEEGAANAAGPREAAGAVPVVRVPDARIALAALAAASFGFPARRLQVVGITGTVGKTSVLAMLSRILSEAGISAGSIGSLGIVYDGASAATRNTTPGALEVQAALRGMADAGVRIAAMEVTSHALVQERVAGVSCDLGIFTNLTMLEHLEYHGSFREYAAAKLRFLELLKPQAPLCYAAGDRAVRQAARRHSGPRVSCGGGGAWVGVRRDSLGLEGTRITLNVRRPLPRLDGSTLPSCTVPLSLQTLGRPNTMNATLAATAGLIAGAPPEVVQRALSRIPPPRRRLEVIRRHGPIVIDDTVGHPDSITGVFEMAERIPHRQLRVVFCIRGRRGPEINRRDAEALAIWARRVPIDLFVITSAADTADERNDVSAEERRAFLDVLKGASVPHTHHARLDDAVAAMAEGAGEDDLVLLLGAQGMDAGASIIQRMLSR, from the coding sequence ATGAAGGGACTCACGCTCGCGCAACTGTGCCGCGGCCTGCCGGAGGCCGTCCTGCCGGCCGCGGCGGCCGAAACCCCGATCGGCCACGTCCGGGACGACTCCCGCCTGGTGGAGCGTGGTGATCTGTTCGTGGCGGTGCGTGGCGCGGCGGCGGATGGAACAGGGCACATCACCGAGGCCGTGGCGCGCGGCGCGGCGGCGGTCGTTCTCGAGGAGGGTGCCGCCAATGCCGCGGGGCCGCGTGAGGCTGCCGGCGCAGTCCCGGTCGTACGCGTGCCGGACGCGCGTATCGCGCTGGCGGCGCTCGCGGCCGCATCGTTCGGCTTCCCTGCCCGGCGACTCCAGGTCGTCGGCATCACCGGTACCGTGGGCAAGACATCCGTGCTCGCGATGCTGTCGCGCATCCTCTCGGAGGCGGGGATCAGTGCGGGATCGATCGGCTCACTCGGAATCGTATATGACGGCGCGTCGGCTGCGACGCGCAACACGACCCCGGGCGCGCTCGAGGTGCAGGCGGCGCTGCGCGGGATGGCGGACGCCGGTGTCCGCATCGCGGCGATGGAGGTAACGAGTCACGCGCTAGTGCAGGAGCGCGTCGCCGGCGTGTCGTGCGACCTGGGCATCTTCACGAACCTGACAATGCTCGAGCACCTGGAGTACCACGGCTCGTTCCGTGAATACGCTGCCGCCAAGCTTCGCTTCCTGGAGCTGCTGAAGCCGCAGGCGCCGCTGTGCTACGCGGCCGGTGACCGCGCCGTGCGCCAGGCCGCGCGCCGTCACAGCGGGCCGCGGGTCTCGTGCGGGGGCGGCGGCGCGTGGGTGGGCGTCCGGCGCGACTCGCTGGGCCTCGAGGGGACGCGCATCACACTGAATGTGCGACGGCCGCTGCCGCGCCTCGATGGCTCGACGCTGCCGTCATGCACCGTGCCGCTCAGCCTCCAGACGCTCGGCCGTCCGAACACCATGAATGCCACACTGGCCGCGACCGCGGGTCTGATCGCCGGCGCACCTCCCGAGGTCGTGCAGCGCGCGCTGTCGCGCATTCCGCCACCCAGGCGCAGACTGGAGGTGATACGCCGCCACGGCCCGATCGTGATCGATGATACCGTGGGTCATCCCGACAGCATCACTGGCGTTTTCGAGATGGCGGAGCGGATCCCGCACCGTCAGCTGCGGGTCGTGTTCTGCATTCGCGGCCGGCGTGGCCCGGAAATCAACAGGCGCGATGCCGAAGCGCTCGCCATCTGGGCACGTCGCGTCCCGATCGACCTTTTCGTCATCACATCGGCAGCGGACACGGCGGACGAACGGAACGACGTCTCGGCGGAGGAGCGGCGCGCATTTCTGGACGTCCTGAAAGGCGCGTCAGTACCGCACACGCATCATGCGCGTCTGGACGACGCCGTTGCGGCCATGGCGGAGGGCGCGGGCGAGGACGACCTGGTTCTGCTGCTGGGAGCGCAGGGCATGGACGCGGGGGCATCCATCATTCAGCGCATGCTCAGCCGCTGA